The following coding sequences lie in one Apium graveolens cultivar Ventura chromosome 3, ASM990537v1, whole genome shotgun sequence genomic window:
- the LOC141714604 gene encoding uncharacterized protein LOC141714604, which produces MAVSLKDRCYPARSAQPSCITLPPVNGNNFESKGHHISMLSIFTGSEGEDLYLIIHEFEEVCALQKLQQLTEDSIRLRLINFALKENAKKWLYSLPVNSISTWEGFVVIFLKKYFPNHKTTRLTNEINQFHQKENESFWKYFDRFKNLLSQGPHHRIEKWRLCKIVYEALDSSTTTLLDSMCQGKFMENDEDQGWEFFEELAEKTMLWESTRELNREPSKRNETLGSLAKKGLHLVGNFIATEAKLATLTRRLEALKTTNAPSNASMCANYNSHSHGPQNFQEFEQVNAMFQPRPRNDPFAPTYNPGWKNHPNFSWTQGQNYQSPQPTFQKPNPNSYPTSSQNTYPNPIQAPLNPPGFNDSDKRLNSLEKSIEALLKSQTNLTQSQQAFMQTMTQDRQLLNSNAQAISKLKVQMSQLANTICEREKNKFPSQPEVNPKFPLNQRPHDVNAIISLRSGNQVRNRVGVDANEEENSSSKPNPSPLSPSLHHSKQPENFESSETPHSIAPSSKPSPDLSNERVFTPKAPYPQQLISNKQSAQVDKILEVFKQVKVNIPLLDAIQQIPSYAKFLKELCTHKRTTYVPKKAFLTSQVNSILSNEIPVKYKDPGCPTISCVIGNTFVDKALLDLGASVNLLPYSVYQELGLGELQKTNVTLQLADRSIKSPKGIIEDMLIKVGDFVFPIDFVVIKTGPVKNPKNQIPIILGRPFLATSNALINCRNGLMKLTFGNMTIDLNIFHVGNQSNDYFDQYIEINLIDKMLDIETMSVDDALDFCLNHFGQNWVDSDYTNKVNEMLESTIPTTNQELEPLLLSLYQASEPVEPSPPELELKPLPNTLKYKFLGPNKSFPVIIASNLTPSQEEELLIVLKENKVAIGWSISDIKGISPAIVQHRIHLVDDAKPFREPQ; this is translated from the coding sequence ATGGCAGTTTCTCTTAAGGATCGTTGTTACCCCGCCCGTTCGGCCCAGCCTTCTTGTATTACTCTCCCACCGGTTAATGGTAATAATTTTGAAAGTAAAGGTCATCACATTAGCATGTTATCTATATTTACCGGGAGTGAAGGTGAGGATCTGTATCTTATTATTCATGAATTCGAGGAGGTTTGTGCCTTACAAAAACTCCAACAATTAACCGAGGATTCCATTAGGCTTAGACTAATCAATTTCGCActtaaagaaaatgctaaaaaaTGGTTATATAGCCTACCTGTTAATTCTATTTCAACTTGGGAGGGATTCGTAGtcatttttctaaaaaaatattttccaaatCATAAGACTACGAGACTTACAAATGAGATTAATCAATTTCATCAAAAGGAAAACGAGTCtttttggaaatattttgatAGATTTAAAAATCTTTTGTCCCAAGGTCCCCACCATAGAATAGAAAAGTGGAGACTTTGTAAGATTGTTTACGAGGCCTTAGATAGTTCTACAACCACGTTGTTAGATTCTATGTGTCAAGGGAAATTTATGGAAAATGACGAGGATCAGGGTTGGGAGTTTTTTGAGGAACTAGCAGAAAAGACCATgttgtgggagtctactagggagCTAAATAGGGAGCCTAGTAAGCGCAATGAAACACTCGGTTCATTAGCTAAAAAAGGCTTGCATTTAGTTGGTAATTTTATAGCAACCGAAGCGAAGTTAGCTACTCTCACTAGAAGATTAGAAGCTTTAAAAACCACTAATGCCCCTTCCAATGCGTCTATGTGTGCGAACTATAACTCTCATAGTCATGGACCTCAAAACTTTCAAGAGTTTGAGCAAGTGAATGCTATGTTTCAACCTAGACCTAGGAATGACCCTTTTGCACCCACATACAATCCCGGGTGGAAGAACCACCCGAATTTCTCATGGACCCAAGGCCAAAACTACCAATCTCCACAACCCACATTTCAAAAGCCTAATCCAAACTCTTACCCCACTTCTAGTCAAAATACTTATCCAAACCCAATTCAAGCACCTTTGAATCCTCCCGGGTTTAATGATTCGGATAAGAGACTTAACTCCTTAGAAAAGAGTATTGAGGCTTTGCTAAAATCTCAAACTAATTTGACTCAATCTCAACAAGCCTTCATGCAAACCATGACCCAAGATAGGCAATTATTGAATTCCAATGCCCAAGCCATATCTAAGTTAAAGGTTCAAATGAGTCAATTAGCTAACACGATTTGTGAGCGCGAGAAGAATAAGTTTCCAAGTCAACCCGAGGTGAATCCTAAATTTCCGCTTAATCAAAGACCTCATGATGTGAACGCCATCATCTCTCTACGCTCGGGAAATCAAGTGAGAAATCGAGTTGGTGTTGATGCTAATGAAGAAGAGAATTCGAGTTCGAAACCTAATCCCTCACCTTTGAGTCCTAGTCTACATCACTCGAAGCAACCAGAGAATTTCGAGTCTAGCGAAACACCTCATTCGATTGCACCATCTTCGAAACCTAGCCCCGATTTGTCCAACGAAAGAGTCTTTACGCCGAAAGCTCCGTATCCTCAACAACTTATTTCGAACAAACAATCGGCTCAAGTAGACAAGATCCTAGAAGTTTTCAAGCAAGTTAAGGTCAACATTCCTCTTTTAGATGCCATTCAACAAATTCCTTCATATGCTAAGTTTCTAAAAGAGTTGTGTACTCATAAACGAACCACTTATGTTCCTAAGAAAGCCTTTTTGACATCTCAAGTTAATTCAATTCTCTCAAATGAAATTCCCGTGAAATATAAGGACCCCGGTTGTCCTACTATTTCTTGTGTCATAGGCAACACATTTGTTGACAAAGCTTTACTTGACTTAGGTGCTAGTGTGAATCTTCTTCCGTATTCTGTCTACCAAGAATTAGGTCTAGGTGAACTTCAAAAGACCAATGTCACACTTCAATTAGCTGACCGTTCTATCAAAAGTCCTAAGGgaataattgaagacatgttgaTTAAGGTTGGTGATTTTGTTTTTCCCATTGATTTTGTGGTCATAAAAACTGGACCGGTCAAAAATCCTAAAAATCAAATTCCAATCATTTTAGGAAGACCTTTTCTAGCAACATCCAATGCCTTGATTAATTGTAGGAATGGTTTAATGAAACTAACATTTGGAAATATGACTATTGATCTCAATATTTTTCATGTCGGAAACCAATCCAATGACTATTTTGACCAATATAtagaaattaatttaattgataAAATGCTTGATATTGAAACCATGAGTGTCGATGATGCTCTTGACTTTTGCTTGAATCATTTTGGTCAAAATTGGGTTGATTCCGATTACACTAATAAGGTCAATGAGATGTTAGAGTCCACTATTCCTACAACTAACCAAGAGCTTGAACCACTCCTTTTGTCCCTTTATCAGGCTAGTGAACCAGTTGAGCCAAGTCCACCAGAATTAGAACTCAAGCCTCTTCCTAACACTCTTAAGTACAAGTTTCTTGGTCCTAATAAATCTTTTCCCGTCATAATTGCTTCTAATTTGACCCCATCTCAAGAAGAGGAACTTTTAATTGTGCTTAAAGAGAATAAGGTTGCCATAGGTTGGAGTATTTCTGATATTAAAGGAATTAGTCCGGCAATTGTCCAACATAGGATTCACTTAGTTGATGATGCTAAACCATTTAGGGAGCCAcaatga